A genomic segment from Roseibium algicola encodes:
- a CDS encoding TenA family protein, giving the protein MPSEFDGSFTDFLESTPGGRFNDWLAACAEPYWSDACSHPFTVAIGDGTMPEEAYARYLIEDYTFVTDLASTLGYLVAKAPGMPAKSRLSGFLALLTSEENDYFLRSFEALGVESQVYETAAQGPVTRAFSQLLLKSSGQGSYAEGLACLLCAEWCYLSWGQREAGKPRPDAFYLAEWIDLHAVPGFEAFVTWIRAEMDRIGPTLPEPEQARVAGLFRQMSKLEVAFFEAAWTGKVPGPEDDLLRT; this is encoded by the coding sequence ATGCCCTCTGAATTTGACGGGTCGTTCACCGACTTCCTTGAAAGCACTCCCGGCGGACGCTTCAACGACTGGCTGGCAGCTTGCGCCGAGCCCTACTGGAGCGATGCGTGCAGCCATCCCTTCACCGTTGCGATCGGCGATGGCACCATGCCGGAGGAGGCCTATGCGCGTTATCTGATCGAGGATTACACCTTCGTCACGGATCTCGCTTCCACTCTGGGATATCTCGTCGCCAAAGCCCCCGGGATGCCCGCCAAGTCGCGGCTCTCCGGTTTCCTGGCTCTGCTGACCTCGGAGGAAAACGACTACTTCCTGCGCTCGTTCGAGGCGCTCGGCGTGGAATCGCAAGTTTATGAGACCGCAGCACAGGGCCCCGTGACCCGCGCTTTCTCGCAGCTCCTGCTGAAATCGTCCGGACAAGGCAGTTACGCCGAAGGGCTTGCATGCCTTCTCTGCGCGGAATGGTGCTACCTGTCCTGGGGCCAGCGCGAAGCGGGAAAACCGCGCCCGGATGCGTTTTATCTCGCCGAATGGATTGACCTGCACGCCGTGCCTGGCTTCGAGGCCTTCGTGACCTGGATCCGGGCGGAAATGGATCGGATCGGCCCCACTCTGCCGGAACCCGAGCAAGCCCGCGTTGCGGGCCTTTTCCGCCAGATGAGCAAACTGGAAGTCGCCTTCTTCGAAGCCGCCTGGACCGGCAAAGTGCCCGGTCCGGAGGACGATCTGTTACGGACCTGA
- a CDS encoding DMT family transporter, with amino-acid sequence MFLYEAAALGAAALWALTGLLSTGPAQHLGAIAFNCTRMVLVALMLCAWVFLTTGWSSIGDAQMLPLVLSGFVGIFLGDTALFLTLNRMGPRRTAMLFSLNAPMSAILGWLLLNEDLSPTQMVGIGLTFLGVLLAIRFGKRKSQLHKWENIKGPVWIGVLLGLAAALSQSVGSLIARPIMETGADPVAASSIRVGVAAVGLLLLTRLPVSWVKPAGNFTLPVVGLIAISGLLGMGLGMTLILFALSGGEVGIIATLSATTPVLMLPMMWWRTGEAPALGAWVGAAGVVAGSALLFAS; translated from the coding sequence ATGTTTCTCTATGAAGCCGCAGCCCTCGGCGCGGCTGCCCTGTGGGCGCTGACGGGCCTGTTGTCCACCGGCCCCGCTCAGCATCTCGGAGCGATTGCCTTCAACTGTACCCGCATGGTGCTTGTGGCATTGATGCTGTGCGCCTGGGTGTTCCTGACCACCGGGTGGAGCTCCATCGGCGATGCCCAGATGCTGCCTCTAGTCCTGTCCGGTTTCGTCGGCATCTTTCTTGGCGACACCGCGCTTTTCCTGACGTTGAACCGCATGGGTCCACGCCGGACTGCAATGCTGTTCTCTCTGAATGCCCCCATGTCGGCGATCCTCGGCTGGCTGCTCTTGAACGAAGACCTCAGCCCCACGCAGATGGTCGGTATCGGCCTTACCTTTCTGGGGGTCCTGCTGGCCATCCGTTTCGGCAAGCGCAAGTCCCAGCTTCACAAATGGGAAAACATTAAGGGTCCGGTGTGGATTGGCGTGCTTCTCGGCCTTGCCGCAGCACTGTCCCAGTCAGTCGGCTCCCTCATTGCCCGTCCGATCATGGAAACCGGCGCTGACCCGGTCGCAGCCTCCAGCATACGCGTCGGTGTTGCAGCTGTGGGGCTGCTGCTCCTGACACGCCTTCCGGTCAGCTGGGTCAAGCCGGCGGGAAACTTTACGCTTCCGGTCGTCGGCCTGATCGCCATTTCCGGCTTGCTCGGCATGGGTCTCGGCATGACGCTGATCCTGTTCGCGCTGTCCGGCGGAGAAGTCGGCATCATCGCAACTCTGTCGGCAACGACACCCGTCCTCATGCTACCGATGATGTGGTGGCGAACCGGGGAAGCACCGGCACTCGGCGCCTGGGTAGGCGCGGCAGGTGTTGTGGCAGGCAGTGCGCTGCTCTTTGCCAGCTAG